In Saccharothrix syringae, the following are encoded in one genomic region:
- a CDS encoding aromatase/cyclase produces the protein MSGAPQRSTAHTRVVDAPAAAVYDLVATVSRWPAVFGPTVHVDLLEHDGTSERFRLWATLNGEVRNWTSRRTLDRDRLRIGFRQEHGRAPVLAMSGHWRFRPLDGGRTEVELGHTFSAEDEERLELVTAAVDHNSTAELAALDRVAGQGHPVEQVVFSFTDEVALDGEPWAAYQFVARSDRWPHVLPHVRRVALAEHPDGVQDMEMDTVTVDGGVHRTRSVRLCLPPDRIVYKQLVPPALLLGHSGSWTFRDGPGGPTAVATHTVAVDVAAVPGVLGAGKTLSDARGYLRAALGANSRATLGYAARAAASTGSGS, from the coding sequence ATGAGCGGGGCGCCGCAGCGCAGCACCGCGCACACCCGCGTGGTCGACGCGCCGGCCGCGGCGGTCTACGACCTGGTGGCCACCGTGTCGCGGTGGCCCGCGGTGTTCGGGCCGACCGTGCACGTCGACCTGCTGGAGCACGACGGCACCAGCGAGCGGTTCCGGCTCTGGGCCACGCTCAACGGCGAGGTCAGGAACTGGACCTCGCGGCGCACCCTGGACCGCGACCGGCTGCGCATCGGGTTCCGGCAGGAGCACGGCCGGGCGCCGGTGCTGGCCATGAGCGGCCACTGGCGGTTCCGCCCGCTCGACGGCGGGCGCACCGAGGTCGAGCTGGGCCACACCTTCTCCGCCGAGGACGAGGAGCGGCTGGAGCTGGTGACCGCGGCGGTGGACCACAACAGCACCGCGGAGCTGGCCGCGCTCGACCGCGTCGCGGGCCAGGGCCACCCGGTCGAGCAGGTGGTGTTCTCCTTCACCGACGAGGTGGCCCTCGACGGCGAGCCGTGGGCCGCCTACCAGTTCGTCGCCAGGTCCGACCGCTGGCCGCACGTGCTGCCGCACGTGCGGCGGGTCGCGCTGGCCGAGCACCCGGACGGGGTGCAGGACATGGAGATGGACACCGTCACCGTCGACGGCGGGGTGCACCGGACCCGGTCCGTGCGGCTGTGCCTGCCGCCGGACCGGATCGTCTACAAGCAGCTGGTGCCGCCCGCGCTGCTGCTGGGCCACAGCGGGTCGTGGACCTTCCGCGACGGCCCCGGCGGGCCCACCGCGGTGGCCACCCACACCGTGGCGGTCGACGTCGCCGCCGTGCCGGGGGTGCTGGGCGCGGGCAAGACCCTCTCCGACGCGCGCGGTTACCTGCGCGCGGCGCTCGGCGCGAACAGCCGGGCCACGCTCGGGTACGCCGCGCGGGCCGCGGCGTCGACCGGGTCCGGGTCGTGA
- a CDS encoding flavin-containing monooxygenase, whose product MTLDPTPLPITADDDELRRHLAHAEVPALLLTVAHLTGDTSVLPDDRREPGWLFAPQGGLTPAQQERAREVALRVLAAHRDGGRAAPPAPDPGLLRALTTWAMGGDTTELVPLLAEEVTAPGADPRAPGWTAAELAPGAAVPRVVVIGAGPSGLLVGHRLAQAGVPFVIHEKNPDVGGTWFDNTYPGCRIDVASRLYDYSFAPRSDWPDHFCTRDEVLRYFRRFARDTGVAGHVRFRSEVVAAAWDDRASRWRLTVRTPRGVTEEECDVLVSAVGQLNRPRLPDVPGRDEFAGPAFHTARWDHSVDLRGKRVAVVGTGASAFQVVPEIAPEVAGLVVFQRNPPWLRPTPHYRAPMSDSARWLREHVPFYARWERFWLFAPGLRGILENWVVDHGHPPTERAVSAPNEAMRAALEAAMRAQLADAPPELAEAVLPRYPVGAKRVLRDDGRWIATLKRDDVRLVTEPVRRVTPGGVVAGGVEHEVDVIVYATGFRASEFLAPMRVTGRGGVDLHGAWNGVPRAYLGLTVPGFPNLFCLYGPNTNLVGQGGSIVYFSECAARYVLDAVRLLLTRGRKALEVRKDVHDDYNAWVDEGNANRAWGWSKVGGWYNEGGRSAPNWPYSAHEYWRRTRRVDPADYELS is encoded by the coding sequence ATGACCCTGGACCCGACGCCGCTGCCCATCACCGCCGACGACGACGAGCTGCGCCGCCACCTGGCCCACGCCGAGGTGCCCGCGCTGCTGCTGACCGTGGCCCACCTGACCGGGGACACCTCGGTGCTGCCCGACGACCGGCGCGAGCCCGGCTGGCTGTTCGCGCCGCAGGGCGGGCTCACGCCCGCGCAGCAGGAGCGGGCGCGGGAGGTGGCGCTGCGCGTGCTGGCCGCCCACCGCGACGGCGGCCGTGCCGCACCGCCGGCACCGGACCCGGGGCTGCTGCGCGCGCTCACCACCTGGGCGATGGGCGGCGACACCACGGAGCTGGTGCCGCTGCTGGCCGAGGAGGTCACCGCGCCGGGCGCGGACCCGAGGGCACCCGGCTGGACCGCGGCGGAGCTGGCCCCCGGCGCGGCGGTGCCGAGGGTGGTCGTCATCGGCGCCGGTCCGAGCGGCCTGCTGGTCGGCCACCGGCTGGCGCAGGCCGGGGTGCCGTTCGTGATCCACGAGAAGAACCCGGACGTCGGCGGCACGTGGTTCGACAACACCTACCCCGGCTGCCGGATCGACGTGGCCAGCAGGCTCTACGACTACTCGTTCGCGCCGCGGTCGGACTGGCCGGACCACTTCTGCACCCGCGACGAGGTGCTGCGCTACTTCCGCCGCTTCGCCCGCGACACCGGCGTCGCCGGGCACGTCCGCTTCCGGTCGGAGGTCGTCGCCGCCGCGTGGGACGACCGCGCCTCGCGCTGGCGGCTGACCGTGCGCACGCCGCGGGGCGTCACCGAGGAGGAGTGCGACGTGCTGGTCAGCGCCGTGGGCCAGCTCAACCGGCCGCGGCTGCCCGACGTGCCCGGCCGGGACGAGTTCGCCGGTCCCGCGTTCCACACCGCCCGGTGGGACCACTCGGTGGACCTGCGGGGCAAGCGGGTCGCCGTGGTCGGCACCGGGGCCAGCGCCTTCCAGGTGGTGCCCGAGATCGCCCCGGAGGTGGCCGGGCTGGTGGTGTTCCAGCGCAACCCGCCGTGGCTGCGGCCGACCCCGCACTACCGCGCGCCGATGTCCGACAGCGCCCGGTGGCTGCGCGAGCACGTGCCGTTCTACGCCCGCTGGGAGCGCTTCTGGCTGTTCGCCCCGGGGCTGCGCGGCATCCTGGAGAACTGGGTCGTCGACCACGGCCACCCGCCCACCGAGCGGGCGGTGTCGGCGCCCAACGAGGCGATGCGCGCGGCCCTGGAGGCGGCCATGCGGGCCCAGCTCGCCGACGCGCCGCCGGAGCTGGCCGAGGCGGTGCTGCCGCGGTACCCGGTGGGCGCCAAGCGGGTGCTGCGCGACGACGGCCGCTGGATCGCGACCCTCAAGCGGGACGACGTCCGGCTGGTCACCGAGCCCGTCCGGCGGGTCACGCCGGGCGGCGTGGTGGCCGGCGGGGTCGAGCACGAGGTCGACGTCATCGTCTACGCCACCGGGTTCCGGGCCTCGGAGTTCCTGGCGCCGATGCGGGTGACCGGCCGCGGCGGGGTCGACCTGCACGGCGCGTGGAACGGCGTGCCCAGGGCGTACCTGGGCCTGACCGTGCCGGGGTTCCCGAACCTGTTCTGCCTGTACGGCCCGAACACCAACCTGGTCGGGCAGGGCGGCAGCATCGTCTACTTCTCCGAGTGCGCGGCCCGGTACGTGCTCGACGCGGTGCGCCTGCTGCTGACGCGGGGCAGGAAGGCGCTGGAGGTCCGCAAGGACGTGCACGACGACTACAACGCCTGGGTCGACGAGGGCAACGCCAATCGCGCCTGGGGCTGGTCGAAGGTCGGCGGTTGGTACAACGAGGGCGGCCGCTCGGCCCCGAACTGGCCCTACTCGGCCCACGAGTACTGGCGGCGCACGCGCCGCGTGGATCCCGCCGACTACGAGCTGTCCTGA
- a CDS encoding ketosynthase chain-length factor produces the protein MSAYVTGMGVLAPNGAGLEQFWQATLDGRAGIRELTRFDASRYPSRLAGQVEGFDPAAHLPGRLLPQTDVSTRFALVAADWALADAKIEAGAFTDYEMGVVTSNASGGFEFTHREFHKLWSRGPRSVSVYESFAWFYAVNTGQISIRNELRGPSSALVAEQAGGLDALGHARRTVRAGTPVVVTGGVDSALDPWGWVAQLASGRVSRATDPARAYLPFDDSARGYVPGEGGAILVVEDPAAARARGAHRVYGEIAGYASTFDPPPGSPRPPGLARAARLALADAGVQPGEVDVVFADAAGVPELDLAEAAAVTGLFGPHGVPVAAPKALFGRLYSGGGPVDVATALLSIRDGVIPPTAAAARAAERYGVDLVGPAPRPARVTTALVLARGKWGFNSAVVVRAVPTAPATTAPTRDRTRPDQEELT, from the coding sequence ATGAGCGCGTACGTGACCGGCATGGGCGTGCTGGCGCCCAACGGCGCCGGCCTGGAGCAGTTCTGGCAGGCCACCCTGGACGGGCGCGCCGGCATCCGGGAGCTGACCCGGTTCGACGCCTCCCGCTACCCCTCCCGGCTCGCCGGGCAGGTCGAGGGCTTCGACCCGGCCGCGCACCTGCCGGGCAGGCTGCTGCCGCAGACCGACGTCTCCACCCGGTTCGCCCTGGTGGCCGCCGACTGGGCGCTGGCCGACGCCAAGATCGAGGCGGGCGCGTTCACCGACTACGAGATGGGCGTGGTGACCTCCAACGCCTCCGGCGGGTTCGAGTTCACCCACCGGGAGTTCCACAAGCTGTGGTCGCGGGGACCGAGGTCGGTCAGCGTGTACGAGTCGTTCGCCTGGTTCTACGCGGTGAACACCGGCCAGATCTCCATCCGCAACGAGCTGCGCGGGCCCAGCAGCGCCCTGGTCGCCGAGCAGGCGGGCGGCCTCGACGCCCTGGGCCACGCCCGCCGCACCGTGCGCGCGGGCACCCCGGTGGTGGTCACCGGCGGGGTGGACTCGGCGCTGGACCCGTGGGGCTGGGTGGCGCAGCTGGCGAGCGGCCGGGTCAGCCGGGCCACCGACCCGGCGCGGGCCTACCTGCCGTTCGACGACTCGGCCCGCGGGTACGTGCCCGGCGAGGGCGGCGCGATCCTGGTGGTGGAGGACCCGGCCGCGGCCCGCGCGCGGGGCGCGCACCGGGTGTACGGCGAGATCGCCGGCTACGCCTCGACCTTCGACCCGCCGCCCGGTTCGCCGCGCCCGCCGGGCCTCGCCCGGGCCGCGCGGCTGGCGCTGGCCGACGCGGGCGTCCAACCGGGCGAGGTCGACGTGGTCTTCGCCGACGCCGCCGGCGTGCCGGAGCTGGACCTGGCCGAGGCCGCCGCCGTCACCGGGCTGTTCGGCCCGCACGGGGTGCCGGTCGCCGCGCCCAAGGCGCTGTTCGGGCGGCTGTACTCCGGCGGCGGTCCGGTGGACGTCGCCACCGCGCTGCTGTCCATCCGCGACGGCGTGATCCCGCCGACCGCGGCGGCGGCGCGGGCCGCCGAGCGGTACGGCGTCGACCTCGTCGGCCCGGCCCCGCGCCCCGCCCGCGTCACGACCGCGCTGGTGCTCGCCCGCGGCAAGTGGGGGTTCAACTCGGCCGTCGTCGTGCGCGCCGTCCCGACCGCACCCGCTACGACCGCGCCCACCCGCGACCGCACCCGTCCCGATCAGGAGGAGCTGACATGA
- a CDS encoding beta-ketoacyl-[acyl-carrier-protein] synthase family protein: MTRRVVITGIGVRTAGGNGVAAFWDLMTSGRSATRRITFFDPSPYRSRVAAEADFDAAAEGLTPTEVRRMDRASQFAVVCAREAVVDSGLDFGALDPTRVGVSLGSAVAAATSLEQEYLVLSDSGRNWLVDDAYLSPHMFDYLVPSVMPAEVAWTVGAEGPVTMVSNGCTSGLDSVGHAVQLIREGSADVALAGASDTPITPIVVACFDAIKATTTRNDDPGHASRPFDGSRDGFVLAEGAAVFVLEELESARRRGAHVYAEVGGYATRCNAYHMTGLKADGREMAEAIRNALAQARLDPTAVDYVNAHGSGTKQNDRHETAAYKRSLGDHAYRTPVSSIKSMVGHSLGAIGSIEIAASVLAIEHGVVPPTANLRERDPECDLDYVPLEARERRVDTVLSVGSGFGGFQSAMVLHRPGVVAR; encoded by the coding sequence GTGACCCGCCGCGTCGTGATCACCGGGATCGGCGTGCGCACCGCGGGCGGCAACGGCGTCGCCGCGTTCTGGGACCTGATGACCTCGGGTCGGTCCGCCACCCGGCGGATCACCTTCTTCGACCCGTCGCCCTACCGCTCGCGGGTCGCGGCGGAGGCCGACTTCGACGCGGCCGCGGAGGGCCTGACGCCCACCGAGGTCCGCCGCATGGACCGGGCCTCGCAGTTCGCCGTGGTGTGCGCGCGGGAGGCGGTGGTCGACAGCGGCCTGGACTTCGGCGCGCTGGACCCGACGCGCGTCGGGGTCAGCCTGGGCAGCGCGGTGGCCGCGGCCACCAGCCTGGAGCAGGAGTACCTGGTGCTGTCCGACAGCGGGCGGAACTGGCTGGTGGACGACGCCTACCTGTCGCCGCACATGTTCGACTACCTGGTCCCCAGCGTGATGCCCGCCGAGGTGGCGTGGACCGTCGGCGCGGAGGGGCCGGTGACCATGGTGTCCAACGGCTGCACGTCCGGCCTGGACTCGGTCGGCCACGCGGTGCAGCTGATCCGCGAGGGCAGCGCCGACGTGGCGCTGGCCGGGGCGTCGGACACCCCGATCACCCCGATCGTGGTCGCCTGCTTCGACGCGATCAAGGCCACCACGACCCGCAACGACGACCCCGGGCACGCGTCCCGGCCCTTCGACGGCTCGCGCGACGGCTTCGTGCTCGCCGAGGGCGCCGCGGTGTTCGTGCTGGAGGAGCTGGAGTCGGCCCGGCGGCGCGGCGCGCACGTCTACGCCGAGGTCGGCGGCTACGCCACGCGCTGCAACGCCTACCACATGACCGGCCTGAAGGCGGACGGCCGGGAGATGGCCGAGGCCATCCGCAACGCGCTGGCGCAGGCCCGGTTGGACCCGACCGCGGTCGACTACGTCAACGCGCACGGCTCGGGCACCAAGCAGAACGACCGCCACGAGACCGCCGCGTACAAGCGCAGCCTGGGCGACCACGCCTACCGGACGCCGGTCAGCTCCATCAAGTCGATGGTCGGCCACTCGCTGGGCGCGATCGGCTCGATCGAGATCGCCGCGTCCGTGCTGGCCATCGAGCACGGCGTGGTGCCGCCGACGGCCAACCTGCGCGAGCGCGACCCCGAGTGCGACCTGGACTACGTGCCGCTGGAGGCCCGCGAGCGGCGGGTGGACACCGTGCTGAGCGTGGGCAGCGGCTTCGGCGGCTTCCAGAGCGCGATGGTGCTGCACCGGCCCGGGGTGGTGGCGCGATGA
- a CDS encoding FAD-binding oxidoreductase, with amino-acid sequence MTMSRRKVLSRAVALGGAAVAGAAVGAVPDALADPVADPSAQPGPTGGAFGPVSVPPSDPRFPELVTGFNRRWVAAPDAVRLVTTTAQVALAVQEAVLARKKVSVRSGGHCYANFVYNDEAKLIVDLSLMNQIYYDPLRCAFAVESGAQLGRVYETLFRGWGVTLPGGVCPTVAVGGHAAGGGHGLLSRQLGNICDLVEAVEVVVVDRGGLVRVVTASRNPADPNHDLWWACTGGGGGNFGVVTRYWFRTRGASGTDPRGQLPRPPKDFLVSQLFIPWQNLNRDQFVALVRNHGTWHERNSSPTSPGAALCGLMFAPHVSGGGIAMLTTIDADLPDADGVVSDYWSTVTAGTGVGAAVPRRRLPWMAATETINTSNAVVMTDATNRNSVKSAYLRRGFTEEQIRRLHHHLTRTDYANPNAIVQLGAMAGGRINALLPTDTAVVARTSALFTFFQAYWRDQADDAANLAWLRDVYRDVFADTGGYPVPGDRYGGCSINAPDLEITDPAVNTSGVPWSTLYYGENYPRLQRAKAAYDPTDFFRHALSVRLP; translated from the coding sequence ATGACCATGTCCCGGAGAAAAGTGCTCTCCCGAGCCGTCGCCCTGGGTGGCGCGGCAGTGGCCGGCGCGGCGGTGGGCGCGGTACCCGACGCGCTCGCGGACCCGGTGGCCGACCCCTCCGCGCAGCCCGGCCCGACCGGCGGCGCGTTCGGGCCGGTGAGCGTCCCGCCGTCCGACCCGCGCTTCCCGGAGCTGGTCACCGGCTTCAACCGGCGCTGGGTCGCGGCGCCCGACGCGGTCCGGCTGGTGACCACGACGGCCCAGGTCGCCCTGGCGGTGCAGGAGGCGGTGCTCGCGCGCAAGAAGGTGTCGGTGCGCAGCGGCGGGCACTGCTACGCCAACTTCGTCTACAACGACGAGGCGAAGCTCATCGTCGACCTGTCGCTGATGAACCAGATCTACTACGACCCGCTGCGCTGCGCCTTCGCCGTGGAGAGCGGCGCGCAGCTCGGCCGGGTCTACGAGACGCTGTTCCGCGGCTGGGGCGTCACCCTGCCCGGCGGCGTGTGCCCGACCGTGGCCGTCGGCGGCCACGCGGCGGGCGGCGGCCACGGCCTGCTGTCCCGCCAGCTCGGCAACATCTGCGACCTGGTCGAGGCCGTGGAGGTCGTCGTCGTGGACCGCGGCGGCCTGGTCCGCGTGGTCACGGCCTCGCGCAACCCCGCCGACCCCAACCACGACCTGTGGTGGGCCTGCACCGGCGGTGGCGGCGGCAACTTCGGCGTCGTCACCCGCTACTGGTTCCGGACCAGGGGCGCGAGCGGGACCGACCCGCGCGGGCAGCTGCCCCGCCCGCCGAAGGACTTCCTGGTCAGCCAGCTGTTCATCCCGTGGCAGAACCTGAACCGGGACCAGTTCGTCGCCCTCGTGCGCAACCACGGCACCTGGCACGAGCGGAACAGCTCCCCCACCTCGCCGGGCGCGGCGCTGTGCGGGCTGATGTTCGCGCCGCACGTCTCCGGCGGCGGCATCGCCATGCTGACCACCATCGACGCCGACCTGCCCGACGCGGACGGCGTGGTCTCCGACTACTGGAGCACCGTGACCGCGGGCACCGGCGTCGGCGCCGCGGTCCCGCGCCGGCGGCTGCCGTGGATGGCGGCGACGGAGACGATCAACACCAGCAACGCCGTGGTGATGACCGACGCCACCAACCGCAACTCGGTCAAGAGCGCGTACCTGCGCAGGGGCTTCACCGAGGAGCAGATCAGGAGGCTGCACCACCACCTGACCCGGACCGACTACGCCAACCCCAACGCCATCGTGCAGCTCGGCGCGATGGCCGGCGGCCGGATCAACGCGCTGCTGCCGACCGACACGGCGGTGGTCGCCCGCACCTCGGCGCTGTTCACGTTCTTCCAGGCGTACTGGCGCGACCAGGCCGACGACGCGGCGAACCTGGCCTGGCTGCGCGACGTCTACCGCGACGTCTTCGCCGACACCGGCGGCTACCCGGTGCCGGGCGACCGGTACGGCGGCTGCTCGATCAACGCCCCGGACCTGGAGATCACCGACCCGGCGGTCAACACCTCCGGGGTGCCCTGGTCGACGCTCTACTACGGCGAGAACTACCCCCGCCTCCAGCGGGCGAAGGCCGCCTACGACCCGACCGACTTCTTCCGCCACGCCCTGTCGGTCCGCCTGCCGTAA
- a CDS encoding acyl carrier protein, translating into MSKMTVHDLHRILVQCAGEAEQGVLGADALDRDFDDLGYDSLALMETAAQIAKEYGVEISDERVAELRTPREVLAVVNGDELERG; encoded by the coding sequence ATGAGCAAGATGACCGTCCACGACCTGCACCGCATCCTCGTCCAGTGCGCCGGCGAGGCCGAGCAGGGCGTGCTGGGCGCCGACGCGCTGGACCGGGACTTCGACGACCTCGGCTACGACTCGCTGGCGCTGATGGAGACCGCCGCCCAGATCGCCAAGGAGTACGGCGTGGAGATCTCCGACGAGCGGGTCGCCGAGCTGCGCACCCCGCGCGAGGTGCTGGCCGTGGTCAACGGCGACGAGCTGGAGCGGGGATGA
- a CDS encoding flavin reductase family protein has product MPGLNRERVDPADFRDAMARFPTGVAVVTARDEAGEPHGMTVSSFCSVSLEPPLVLVCLARTARSFPVFARRPRFAVSVLRDHHAALAVRFARRGADKFTGGGLRVTPSGAVVVEDALAVLECAADGTHDGGDHLILVGRVERLALAAQPGPPAVYFDRAFGTVARSTGSAP; this is encoded by the coding sequence GTGCCTGGCCTGAACCGGGAGCGCGTCGACCCGGCCGACTTCCGCGACGCCATGGCCCGGTTCCCGACCGGGGTGGCCGTGGTGACCGCCCGCGACGAGGCGGGCGAGCCGCACGGCATGACGGTCAGCTCGTTCTGCTCGGTGTCGCTGGAACCGCCCCTGGTGCTGGTGTGCCTGGCCAGGACGGCCCGCAGCTTCCCGGTGTTCGCCCGCCGCCCGCGGTTCGCGGTCAGCGTGCTGCGCGACCACCACGCCGCCCTGGCGGTGCGGTTCGCCCGCCGGGGCGCGGACAAGTTCACCGGCGGCGGGCTGCGGGTCACGCCGAGCGGCGCGGTCGTGGTCGAGGACGCGCTGGCGGTGCTGGAGTGCGCCGCGGACGGCACCCACGACGGCGGCGACCACCTGATCCTGGTCGGCCGGGTCGAGCGGCTGGCGCTGGCCGCGCAGCCGGGTCCGCCGGCCGTGTACTTCGACCGCGCGTTCGGCACCGTGGCTCGGTCGACCGGGTCCGCGCCGTGA
- a CDS encoding acyl-CoA dehydrogenase family protein, with protein MDKSLTATALPDAAADAASVAARSAADAEANRKLAPEVVRAVRDAGFARHFVPLGHGGRQGTFRELTTAVAVLGEACAATAWCASLSAHMSRMAAHLPAAGLDELWADGPDPLLVGSLTPLGSAEPVDGGYRLSGRWPFISAVDHSDWALLAAVTRTDEGPQPRVFAVPRAQYRTMDTWFNVGMAGTGSNTLIVDGVVVPEARSMSREDLFTGRPAAVDAPCYAVPMQATTTMFAAPALGAARGALKAWLGHVTPKIAAAARNPVQALPGMPTFNRAAHDVVLARSAAEIDAAQMLLDRASATADLGPAITRLDTMRAWRDCAVATDALVTVVNRLFRGVGTTGQARGNAVQRFWRDVNSLAGHQGLQVESAAVAYSHEVIEV; from the coding sequence ATGGACAAGTCCCTGACGGCCACCGCGCTGCCCGACGCGGCCGCCGACGCCGCGTCCGTGGCCGCCCGGTCCGCCGCGGACGCCGAGGCGAACCGCAAGCTCGCCCCCGAGGTGGTGCGGGCGGTGCGCGACGCCGGCTTCGCCCGCCACTTCGTGCCGCTCGGCCACGGCGGCAGGCAGGGCACCTTCCGCGAGCTGACCACCGCCGTCGCCGTGCTCGGCGAGGCGTGCGCCGCCACCGCGTGGTGCGCCTCGCTGTCCGCGCACATGTCCCGGATGGCCGCGCACCTGCCCGCCGCCGGCCTCGACGAGCTCTGGGCCGACGGCCCCGACCCGCTGCTGGTGGGCTCGCTGACCCCGCTGGGCTCGGCCGAACCCGTCGACGGCGGCTACCGGCTGTCCGGGCGCTGGCCGTTCATCAGCGCCGTCGACCACTCGGACTGGGCGCTGCTGGCCGCGGTGACCCGGACCGACGAGGGCCCGCAGCCGCGGGTCTTCGCCGTGCCGCGCGCCCAGTACCGCACCATGGACACCTGGTTCAACGTGGGCATGGCCGGCACCGGCAGCAACACGCTGATCGTGGACGGCGTCGTGGTGCCCGAAGCGCGGAGCATGAGCCGCGAGGACCTGTTCACCGGCCGGCCCGCGGCCGTCGACGCGCCCTGCTACGCCGTGCCCATGCAGGCCACCACCACGATGTTCGCCGCGCCCGCGCTCGGCGCCGCCCGCGGTGCGCTCAAGGCGTGGCTGGGCCACGTCACGCCCAAGATCGCGGCCGCCGCCCGCAACCCGGTCCAGGCGCTGCCCGGGATGCCGACGTTCAACCGCGCCGCCCACGACGTGGTGCTGGCCCGCTCCGCCGCCGAGATCGACGCCGCGCAGATGCTGCTCGACCGCGCCTCGGCCACCGCCGACCTCGGGCCGGCGATCACCCGGCTGGACACCATGCGCGCCTGGCGCGACTGCGCCGTCGCCACCGACGCGCTGGTCACCGTGGTCAACCGCCTCTTCCGCGGCGTGGGCACCACCGGCCAGGCCCGGGGCAACGCCGTCCAGCGGTTCTGGCGCGACGTCAACTCCCTGGCCGGGCACCAGGGGCTCCAGGTGGAGTCCGCGGCCGTCGCGTACTCCCACGAGGTCATCGAGGTCTGA
- a CDS encoding MBL fold metallo-hydrolase, translating to MSPATTTDAALVEVAEDVYAYTQLPGGWCVSNAGVVAGSDGVLVVDTLATEHRARRLRAAVDGLRAGPRRTVVNTHHHGDHNFGNRVFGPGAAIVAHEAARTEMAATGLALTGLWPDVAWGEVAVTLPTTTFADRLTVHVGGRAVRLLHVGPAHTTNDVVAWLPEDRVLFAGDVVLSGATPFSLMGSVAGTLAAIERLRDLGARTVVCGHGPVAGPEVFDENAAYLRWVQRLAADGVAAGLRPLEVAAEAGPGEFGHLLDPERVVGNLHRAYAEVEGGPLGRPLDVVSVFGEMVAHNDGRLPTCLA from the coding sequence GTGAGCCCGGCGACGACCACCGACGCGGCCCTGGTCGAGGTCGCCGAGGACGTCTACGCCTACACGCAGCTGCCGGGCGGCTGGTGCGTGAGCAACGCGGGCGTGGTGGCCGGGTCGGACGGCGTGCTGGTCGTCGACACCCTGGCCACCGAGCACCGGGCGCGGCGGCTGCGGGCGGCCGTGGACGGGCTGCGGGCGGGTCCGCGGCGCACCGTGGTCAACACCCACCACCACGGCGACCACAACTTCGGCAACCGCGTGTTCGGCCCGGGCGCCGCGATCGTGGCCCACGAGGCGGCGCGCACCGAGATGGCCGCGACCGGCCTGGCGCTCACCGGGCTGTGGCCGGACGTGGCGTGGGGCGAGGTGGCGGTGACCCTGCCGACCACCACCTTCGCCGACCGGCTCACCGTGCACGTGGGCGGGCGGGCGGTCCGGCTGCTGCACGTGGGGCCCGCGCACACCACCAACGACGTGGTGGCCTGGCTCCCCGAGGACCGCGTGCTGTTCGCGGGCGACGTGGTGCTCTCGGGCGCGACGCCGTTCAGCCTGATGGGCTCGGTGGCGGGCACGCTGGCCGCGATCGAGCGGCTGCGCGACCTCGGCGCGCGCACCGTGGTGTGCGGCCACGGCCCGGTGGCGGGCCCGGAGGTGTTCGACGAGAACGCCGCCTACCTGCGGTGGGTGCAGCGCCTGGCGGCCGACGGCGTCGCCGCGGGGCTGCGACCGCTGGAGGTCGCGGCCGAGGCGGGGCCCGGCGAGTTCGGCCACCTGCTCGACCCCGAGCGGGTCGTGGGGAACCTGCACCGCGCCTACGCCGAGGTCGAGGGCGGCCCGCTCGGCCGGCCGCTCGACGTGGTGTCGGTGTTCGGGGAGATGGTGGCCCACAACGACGGGCGGTTGCCGACGTGCCTGGCCTGA